The window AATAGGGCAACGAAGGGTAGCCGCACATTAGCGAGATCTCCCCAATCGAGAGTGAGGTCGATATCAGCAAGTTGCGCGCCCGATCCAGCTTCTCCGCGTGAATCACACCGTGGATCGTCTGGCCGACTTCATCTTTAAAGCGCTTTTCCAGATTCGATCGGGAAATCCCGACCGCGTCCAGCACCTGCTCGACCTTAATCCCTTTACAGGCGTGATAGCGGATAAAGTGCATGGCTTGAATAACAGCAGGATCGTGCACAGAGCGATAATCCGTTGAGCGACGTTCCACCACCCGAACTGGCGGTACCAAAATACGTTGCAGCGGCAAATCGGTCTGGTTCAACAACAGCTGATGCAGCAACTTCGCTGCGCGATATCCCATTTGGCGCGTACCCTGCGCCACCGACGAGAGCGCGACGCGTGACAGGTAGCGAATCAGATCTTCGTTATCGATCCCGATGACGCACAGCTTTTCCGGTACGGCAATATTCAGGTGTTCGCAGACCTGCAACAGGTGGCGCGCGCGCGAATCGGTCACCGCGATAATCCCCGTCTGCGGCGGAAGCCCCTGCACCCAGTCGGCCAGCCGGTTTTGCGCGTATTGCCAGTTATCCGGCGACGTTTCCATTCCCTGATACACCACACCTTGATACTTTTCTGCCGCAACCAGCTGTCGAAAAGCGTATTCCCGCTCCTGTGCCCAGCCTTTCCCGCCCGATACTGGCAGGCCATAAAAGGCAAAGCGGTTCAGCCCTTTCTCTTTGAGGTGCATAAACGCGCTTTCCACCAGTGCATAATTATCTGTCGCGATATAATGCACAGGCGGGTAATCCTCGGGGCGATGGTAGGAGCCGCCAACGCCCACCAGCGGCACATTCACATCCTGTAGCAGTTGCTTGATCTCACCATCGTCAAAATCGGCAATCACGCCGTCTCCCAGCCACTCTTTGATGTTATCAATGCGGCAACGGAAGTCCTCTTCGATGAAGATGTCCCAGTCACACTGAGAAGCCTGTAAATATTCGCCAACTCCTTCAACCACCTGACGGTCATACACTTTGTTGGCGTTGAACAGCAGCGTGATGCGATAGCGTTTTTCAAACATGGCAGTCGGCACTCATTAATCGCAAGTTCCTTGAAAGTCTTCTTCCTTGAATAGCACAGCGCCCCCAGAGGCCAAAATAATTTGCTGATTATTGCGAGCCGCCACGTATTTCCTCCACAACCTCCACATCACGTCATACGCGCCGCTTTGTTGCGGTATCCATCCACACCGCCAATAGCAGGATTCCGCCTTTGACGACGTATTGCCAGAAGGTCGGCACATCCAGCATGCTCATTCCGTTATCCAGCGACGCCATGATAAATGCCCCCATCACCGCGCCCGCCACGCTGCCGATACCGCCCGCCAGACTAGTGCCACCAATCACGCAGGCGGCAATCGCATCCAATTCGGCAATGTTTCCGGCGGATGGCGAACCCGCCCCCAATCGCGAGCTGAGAATCAACCCGGCGACCGCGACCATCAGACCATTAATCGCGAACACCGCCATTTTGGTGCGCTCGACATTCACACCCGATAAGCGAGCAGCATCGATATTCCCGCCCACGGCATAAATGCGGCGGCCGAATGCGGTTCGCGTCGCCAGAAAAATACCGCCCAGCATCAACAGCGTCAGTACCAGAACCGGCGTTGGCACACCACGATAGTCATTCAGCAGATAAATCGCCCCCAGCACCACCAGTGCCGTCACCGTTTGGCGGCCAATATCTCCCGCGGGTGGGTTTATTGGTAACCCTAATCGCGCACGGCTGCTGCGCCGACGCCACTGCCAGGCAATAAACACCATCAGCCCGATAGCACCGAACATAAAACCGATGCCGGAAGGCAGATAGCTCTGCCCAATCTGCGACATCGCTTCACTCGTCGGGGAAACCGTCGTCCCATTGGTAATGCCGATCAGAATGCCGCGAAAAGCCAGCATCCCCGCCAGCGTCACGATAAAAGAAGGGACTTTCCGGTAGGCGACCCACCAGCCATTCCACGCGCCAAGCAGCAATCCCAGCGCAAGTGTCACAACGATGGTCAACGGTAAAGGCCAGCCAAACCAGACATCAAAAATCGCCGCTGCGCCGCCCAATAGCCCCATCATCGAACCAACCGACAGATCGATCTCAGCGGATATAATGACAAACACCATACCGACCGCCAGAATGCCGGTGATCGCCGTTTGCCTTAACAGGTTGGAGAGGTTACGCGCGCTGAGATATGCCCCGTCGGTCATGTAGGTGAAAAAGAGCATGATGGCGATGATAGCGGCAATCATCACGTAGACCTGAAGATTGATGCTTTTCAACCGTTGCAGCATCGAGACAGAGCCAGCGACATGTTGTTGTTCAGACTGCGATGTTTTCAGCACGATGTTCACTCCTCAATGCAGCTTCCATAACCTGTTCCTGGGTTAAATCACGATTGATCAAATCTGCTTTGATACGCCCCTGATGCATCACCAACACCCGATCACTCAGCCCCAGCACTTCGG is drawn from Pectobacterium aroidearum and contains these coding sequences:
- the xylR gene encoding D-xylose utilization transcriptional activator XylR (D-xylose enhances binding of XylR to the xyl promoter and activates transcription.); the encoded protein is MFEKRYRITLLFNANKVYDRQVVEGVGEYLQASQCDWDIFIEEDFRCRIDNIKEWLGDGVIADFDDGEIKQLLQDVNVPLVGVGGSYHRPEDYPPVHYIATDNYALVESAFMHLKEKGLNRFAFYGLPVSGGKGWAQEREYAFRQLVAAEKYQGVVYQGMETSPDNWQYAQNRLADWVQGLPPQTGIIAVTDSRARHLLQVCEHLNIAVPEKLCVIGIDNEDLIRYLSRVALSSVAQGTRQMGYRAAKLLHQLLLNQTDLPLQRILVPPVRVVERRSTDYRSVHDPAVIQAMHFIRYHACKGIKVEQVLDAVGISRSNLEKRFKDEVGQTIHGVIHAEKLDRARNLLISTSLSIGEISLMCGYPSLPYFYAVFKKGYDITPKEYRERYGEGY
- the xylH gene encoding xylose ABC transporter permease XylH; translation: MLQRLKSINLQVYVMIAAIIAIMLFFTYMTDGAYLSARNLSNLLRQTAITGILAVGMVFVIISAEIDLSVGSMMGLLGGAAAIFDVWFGWPLPLTIVVTLALGLLLGAWNGWWVAYRKVPSFIVTLAGMLAFRGILIGITNGTTVSPTSEAMSQIGQSYLPSGIGFMFGAIGLMVFIAWQWRRRSSRARLGLPINPPAGDIGRQTVTALVVLGAIYLLNDYRGVPTPVLVLTLLMLGGIFLATRTAFGRRIYAVGGNIDAARLSGVNVERTKMAVFAINGLMVAVAGLILSSRLGAGSPSAGNIAELDAIAACVIGGTSLAGGIGSVAGAVMGAFIMASLDNGMSMLDVPTFWQYVVKGGILLLAVWMDTATKRRV